GTTACCTTTCTTAGGAACTAGAAGAACCGGTACGGCACATGGACTCATGCTTTCATGAATAAGTTCTTTTCTCAGCAAATCTTCAATCTGTTCCCTTAAAACCTCATTCTCCTTGCGGCTCATATGGTAGTGGGGAAGATTCGGTAGACTAGATCCTGGAATCAAGTCAATATGGTGTTGAATATCTCTCATGGGAGGTAGATCATTAGGAAGTTCTTCCGCAATCAGCTCTTTGAAATCGTCCAGAATTTCTAACACTTCACATGGGGTAGACGTCTCCTCCGTTACGGCACTCAACAACCCTTTAACCACCAAGGAATAGAAACACTTTGCTTCTTAAACATCCCCATCAAGCTTTTTGTCGTCCTGTGTCATAACCAAGTAGCTTGACTTCTTTTCCTTCGCATTGTTACAAAAATCCTTAACAGGTGCCATGGCAATTTTATGATTGCCCCATGTAAACATTATCACATTGTCTCGACCTCGATATGTGATATCGTTATCATACTGCCAAGGTCGTCCAAGAAGAATGTGACAAACATCTATGTCAAGAACGTCACAAGTGATCTCCTCCTTATAGTGTTTACCTATAGATATGAGAACTTTCCAAGTCATGCTAACTCGAACTTTTGATCCTCGCTTTACCCAACCAAGGCCGTGCGGTTTCTCATGACGGGTCGTGGGTAACTTCAGATACTCCACCAGCTTTTGAGAAACTAAATTCTCTGAGCTTCCATTATCCACAATCACATTACACACCTTGTTTTGAATAGAACAATGTGTTCTAAACAAATTCTTACGTTGGGCTTCTTCTTTAGATGACCACAAGAATCGTTGCAGCACAAGATTTATCATCTCTCCGGATTCTTCTTCAGATAATTCAGCTCCCTCATATTCTTCATTCTCAGCGAAATCCCCTTCATCgtcttcaccttcttcttctaTTATAGCGACTATTTTCCGACTTGGACAGACATTTTATTTATGACCATGTCCTTGGCAACGGAAACACTTGTCAATGGAAGGCTTGGCATAAGAGTTGTTCTGTCTCTGAGCTGGTGTTTTGTTCTGTTGTATAGTATTAGAGCTACTAGCTTCTTTGTTTCCCGGATTGGAGTCTTTATTGGCTACACTCTTTTCTTTCTCACTTGTTGGTTCAAAACTGGTCTGAGCCGTGTTTCTTCTAAATGTTGAGAGCCCTCGTGATGACTTCTCCATTAGCTCGGCTTTCAACGCTAGACTGGAAGCTTCTTGCACGGTCCATACGGTTTGCAAGCCCATCTTTCCTCGGAGAGAACCCTTTAAGCCACTGATGTACCTAGCCACCTTATGATTCTCTGTTTCTCCTAACTCATTGCGTTCAGAGAAACGCAAGAATTTTCAGCTGTGTATTCAGTCACAGTTCTGTTTCCTTGAACACAATCGAGATACATCTTGTAAAGAATCTGTTCGTAATCTTCCGGTAAGAATCGCTCCAGAATTAGTTGCTTCATTTGCCGCCAAGTCTTAACTGGTCCTCTCCTTTTTCTTTGCCTTTGGACAACGAGTTTATCCCCCCATACTGCAGCAGTCTTCTTCAGTCTGATTGCTACCATCTTAACTTGTTTACTCTCAGGAACACCCATGACATCAAAAAATCGATCAACATCAATTTGCCAATCAAGAAACTCCTCCACTCCCATATTTCCATAAAACATTGGAATATCGGTCTTTACCCGATAATCATGATTGTTTTGTTGGTTTCCTTCAGctatttcttcttctgattcgTCATCTGAACTAGAattatcaacaacaacaacgtcACAATTGTTTCTACCTTGTTGACCCCGAATTTGTTCTCTTTCTCCACCTCTTTGACCAGCGTTATTAACCTGATTGGGAAAAGCCGCAACCTGATTATTTAACGATGTTACCAGATTTGCCAATTGAGCACTTACAGTAGTGAGGTTTGTGGTTGCCTCCCTTAAACCTTCTGCGAAACCCTCGAAGTCGGCTTTGGTTGCTGGTTGATCACCCATGGCTGATCAAGCTTTGAAAAAAGAAGGAGAAAacgtggctctgataccatttgACGCAGTCGGAAATCCCGAAGGTTAGCAAACACTAACCCTTAGATCAAATCTAGCTCTCAAGCAAGAACTCGAATAATAAAGCTTTGGAATCCACCAGAAAAGATAAAAGCTTGAAAACTTCTATTGATAAGAGTCAAAACAAACTATCATATATACTCCTCTAGATACCCATCACGGGATTTGTAATACAAAAACTGCATTGATAGATATATCCTAAGCTATGTAGAAAAATGAGTATGTAATTTTCAACCATTCTCCATGACAGTAAAATTATTGTTAATGACAGAACTGGATGCTCCTTGGCTTTAACACACACCATACTTTGaactattttctattatttcataTCCTAAATAAGTTatattagagcatctccatcTTAGGTGTGTAGTGGATCGGTTCTCATCTTGCACAGGTCTTACATCTTCTTCTACACTACATGTCTTCATCAGaatgatttaattttatttttcaactaaaacttaatcattaaatttaaactaatattttgtttctatgaACTTCTATCAGCTATAAGGTTGCTTTTATATTTGAGCCTAATTAAGTTTGATATATGCAGAACATGCAATACCAATATGTTTGACCCACCACAAACAAATATTTGGATGCCCTATGCGATATTACCTCCCACATTTAATTTGTCGGCTCCCTTTACCAAACTGTGGTGATCCCACAAACGTCTTATTAGCCTTTTTCggcaagaaaagataaaaaataccACATGAAAGATTTGGTAGTGATATGATTACTGAATCCAAAGAGATAAGAGTTGTGAACTCTCCCATATGTCTTTTTGCTGTGATTATGCTTCAAACTTTCCTGTCGATTGATTTGAATATGATCCAAGCCGTGGAAGAATCATTAAGATGCAGAGCAAAGTTGTATATATTGTTTCCAAATGTGGTAAATGGTAAATTGTCACCTGAGTGACAAATTTACAGATAGTAGTTGTGATAAGGTAGAGGAATGTTGATTCCAAGATAGAAACTCATCTCAGATGACGAGCATCCGATGATAATGATTGAGTCTTGCAAGCCCCATTCTCCATAATGATAAGTTTAGATCGTAGGAAAGAAACAAGTGGTCTCTAGTTTCGTCATCCCTGTCATACAAACAACTGTTTTTTGGATGTTAAATACTAAAACACAAGCCTTACTCTTGTTGGTAGTCGGTTAAGATTAGTCATCCACAAAAGCATGCTTTGGATTGCCCATTTGAACCAAGTAGATTTAAAGATCCAAACTTCTATCATATCACGGAGAATGGAAAAACCATCCTCTAGAGCTGCAAGAGTCAGCTATAGAAGCTGTGACCAGCATGTTGGACGCCCTAGGCCTGCCCTCTACAATGAACTTGATTAGCTGCCAAAAAGGGTGTCCAAGAATCTAACCAAAAATTTATGGTTTGTCAGGTCATGAGCCTTACAACGCATGATGTGCTCAGCTAAAAGTTTTAGCGAGCGGATTGATTTCAAGGATGAAGAGTCTTTTTTGGATTCTACCGCCCAACAACTTATGCCACACAACTTTTGATGCTTCTGACAAGCCGCCCAAAGAGAGTTTGCACCTGACAACAAGAGCCATATGAATCGTAGGCATAGCACATTGTTCCAAATAGATAATTTACTCAACCCTAATCCACCTTCTACCTTGGGAAGACATACCAAGTTCCAAGTAACCCTTGAGGGTACCCTGTTTTCGATGTTTCCCAACCAAGGGAAGTGAGCACGCATAGcctcaatattttaaatacaccTTTCAGAACATGAAGGAGGTCATCTAGATATTCAATGTTTCATTTATGAATGTTCCTATCAATTGGAGCCGTCTTGTGTAAGTCGTGACAAACAAACAACTTTGTGTTATCTCGGTTCATATGAAGACCTGACCAACCCGCAAAATCATCAAGTGCCTCATTAATAGGAAATCTGAGCCAACATCGAAAAATATCATAACATCATCCGCAAACATCAACTAAGAGATGCTTAATTTAGAGGGCATTGGAATCAGATACCATATATAACACGACTGAAAGGACAAGTAGAGAAGACATAAGAATAATCCCATGGTTAGAATGAAGACATGAGCTATCTCGAAAAATCCAAATTCATCATGAGCAGCTGAACTGAGTTGAGCAACCTAACTCACTTTGACACATTTATAACTATTGCATTAACGTTTTCAAGCAATATAGATCATGTTACATCCAGAGAGTAACTCGATGATTAAAGGAACACAAAATTCATCAAAGGTTATTTCCTAGATACTTTTCTGGAAAACGTTACATCTACAAAAGACATGTTGTTATAGTATGAGGTCCATTTCAAAAGCAAGGCCGTAATGTGTACGTTTaacgttttttcttttcttgtggaACTAAAAACATGCAAAGTTTTAATGTTAGTGTGACGCAAGAATGTGAAACGAAAATGTGTACAACGTAAGATAAAGTTTTGAAGTTATAAATATGATAGTTTAGAACAAATATGTATGGCTTCCAAGTAATAATGTAAACAAGATCATGGGCATATAATGAGATACAGATGATCAACAcaataaagtaaatataaataattatatattaatcggTAAATTGCATAGATCCACGATAAAACAAAGACAGTCCCATGATAGTTGATGTAGAAAGGAAATTAGCTCTCATGAAGCTTTTACAAACGTAATTCAAAGCACTTATGTAATAAGTTTCACATTCTCCACATGGTTTAagaatgtataaatattttgaccCGTGACAGGTCCAAAACCTTTGATTTCAACTCTTCTAATAGATCTCGTTTCCATGTTGTAGCAGAAAATGTAGAAGGGGTTGGACACGACGGTTGGAGAAAACATGATTTCACTATCACCGGTAGTCCCAACAATATTTATCCTTGCCTGAGCAACAAGAGTATCCCATAGTGGCGGAAATATGTGAGTATGTCTCCACCATGTAGGTTTCTCAATATCATCTATGACCCACAACTCGAAACCAATGAATATTCCATCCATAAAACCAGATGTATGAGGACTGAGTATACCTAATTTTCCCTTGTAATTTATTAGAGTTGAAGGAGATTTAAAATCCTTGAAAGCTTCATCAACAATAAACTTCAACTTCTCAGACCTTATGTCAAAACAGACAATCATAGACGTAGAGGTTCTCCAAGACCCACTTTCCAGAGCTGAATAGTATAAAACTCCGTTTATGCAAATCTCATTATCTCGAGGTCGAGGATAATGAGATATGGGACACTCAATCATTCTCCAGTTCAGTTTTCCCGTTCCTAACGTGAGAACCTGATGTTGTTCAGCTTTTTGAATATAGGGCCTTTCACAAGCTGTCATACACAATACCTTGTATACTTCTTCTATTGGATCATACCCTAAATATGTCATAACCCGACCCCTCCTCGTTTTCACTTTGGGTAAAAGTTTGAATCCTCCTGTGCTAGGGTTACATATCATCATCCTAGCATCTTTCTTTCTACTTAAAACCCACTCATCTTTAGTACACAACAATCCACAAGCAGGGACACAAACTCTAATGGGATAATCTATAGGGACATGACTAAGAATATCGACAGCTACACTAGACGACTTCTGGTCTGAAATCAGCATAGCCTCAGGTGAGGAGAAAAATGACCACTTACCCTCTGCATGGAAAGTGAAAAGGAGACAAGGACTAAGAGAAGACATCTTCAGAAACAGATCCGTGAAATATGGACGGCAGAGAGTGGAACCCCAGTCTTTAGACACGACGCGACACCTCGCTATAGATTTGGCAGGCAATCTCGAAAATACCTCAAGGATGATATCCATTGGGAGACGAGATTTTTCTCCTGATGCTTTTGTTGATGTAGTCGAAGAGATGATACGAACCTCTTCCTTCGAGACGCTTTGCTTTCGTTTCTTCATAGCGGACATAACATGAAATGTAACGCTGCCTAGAGTTCAAGTAAGACACCCaccttttgttttttgttctaCCACAATAAGAACCATCTCTATATAGGcctgtatatacatataatctaattattttatgcatatatgcatgtatatagaTATACATATaagctaataatatatatacatacaaccttatgtaattaaattctttatatCCAACTAGagaatattttcttctttttatatacTCTATAGATTtcaccaaaataaaattattttgcgcctttatttttgtataattgacTATGTCTCTTCGTGCTTAATAGTAAACAAATTGAATTTATCACTTGACTGGCGTTAAGAAAAAGATTTACGACGTGAAAGAACCAATCTTGCTTGTTAATCGTTACTACAtatcgatccgcgcaaccgcgcggatttttgttttcatttatttttatataaatattttgttttcaattctaaattggtatatattataatatatgtgtctatcaatttttaaaacataataagtttacggtatattttttttattgaataaattattttaaactttcacatgtatttgtatcttcttctatatatatattttcagattattatttcattattaaaatcgtaactatatatataaagattagtaaaatattgttttattgtcatattcaaatatattgtaacatttcacaaatttagaaagtttttaaaaaattaaacttttcgcttcatatatttatattatcgagtaaataattaaacattttattgatagcccaataaatcTAATGTAtaatctattgtttaaatccagttattgatagtccaataatattttttggtaggcccaaaatttaaatgataagattagagattaaatgtaacatgattttctagGAATAAGTTCATTaagtccatttttaaaaaaatcacacatgaatcaaggttgtgacttctgttttaatatataagatgtggCGAGCTGGATTAATACgttacttttgttttttgttctaCCACAATAAGAACCATCTCTATATAGGcctgtatatacatataatctaattattttatgcatatatgcatgtatatagaTATACATATaagctaataatatatatacatacaaccttatgtaattaaattctttatatCCAACTAGagaatattttcttctttttatatacTCTATAGATTTCACCAAAATAGAATTATTTTGCGcctttatttttgtataattgacTATGTCTCTTCGTGCTTAATAGTAAACAAATTGAATTTATCACTTGACTGGCGTTAAGAAAAAGATTTACGACGTGAAAGAACCAATCTTGCTTGTTAATTGTTACTAGAtatcgatccgcgcaaccgcgcggatttttgttttcatttatttttatataaatattttgttttcaattctaaattggtatatattataatatatgtgtctatcaatttttaaaacataataagtttacggtatattttttttattgaataaattgttttaaactttcacatgtatttgtatcttcttctatatatatattttcagattattatttcattattaaaatcgtaactatatatataaagattagtaaaatattgttttattgtcatattcaaatatattgtaacatttcacaaatttagaaagtttttaaaaaattaaacttttcgcttcatatatttatattatcgagtaaataattaaacattttattgatagcccaataaatcTAATgtatcatctattgtttaaatccagttattgatagtccaataatattttttggtaggcccaaaatttaaatgataagattagagattaaatgtaacatgattttctagGAATAAGTTCATTaagtccatttttaaaaaaaatcacacatgaatcaaggtcgtgacttctgttttaatatataagatgtggCGAGCTGGATTAATACGTTACTATTGTATACTTGCTTGACCTTGAATTTACATGATATATATGGAAGTCCGTAAAAGGTATCTTTTACTATCGCATATTTCTGAAAACCCTTTCTTCAAAAAAACTATCGcatatttaaactttttaattagtttagaCAAAACATGATTCATCtaattacattaaaaatttaatatacatgaaAAGTTATTTAAATGCGTTtctattataaaatgatatcGCAAAAGTAATCCATTTCTTCTATGCCACTGCTTTTATTTCCAACaaaaaatatgtgtttatttccaACAACTTTGTTTTTTAGGGTCAAATATGTGAATTCGTTAACTTGTAATGTTCAAGAGATACAAGAAGCTTGAATCTAAGATTGCAAAAGCATTTGGTACCTAAATCCGAGGACCTTTAGTACCGTACCCCCGAAACTCCTCCACTCATGTATGGGTTCAGTTCAAAATGACAACTGCAGGATTCTTCAAAAAAGTACGGGTTTGAGACCTGGGACTTTGGCTTaacaacaaataaatatttatccTCAAGCTTATGCAGACTTCGGGCATTTAAATGACTTCAAGTTTTTCCTAAACTATTATATTTCAATACTCTCAGTTGACTTCCGTCAGGAATTCCCCAAGGATTCCCGACGGAATACCCATGGACAGATTTTTTGGGGTTTCCGAAGGGAATCTGTGGGGAATTCCCAACGGAAAACCGATTTTTGGGGTTTCCGTGGGAAATCTATGGGGAATTCCCCATGGAGTCCCGATAGaagtcaaatttttttttttgcttccgtAGAGAATTACCCACAGTTTCCTAACGTGAGTCAATTTTTTGACTTCCACGGAAATGCATCAGAAATTCTTTAGAAATTCTCCACAaatttttttccgccaaaaattCCGACTtcttttcttgtagtgttatgcCCAAATTGACCAACTAGAGAGTTATGCTAAGATAATGAAACAAGCAGCTATTATCTACGGTCAGCCATATCAATTTCAAAAGAACCTCCAAGAAGATATTAGCCAAAGATAACTGTATGGCGGAGACAACCCATGGCTGGTTCCTAGCAACCACAAGGGGAGGAAGCAGACCAAACTTGTCCCATTCTTTGAAGCATaaaaaattccgacgaaccaaaATCAGAAGACACCGAtcagaaaaatttcaaaacctcCAATGACTGTCTTCACTACCACTAGAGGGCAGGAGTCGCTCTGTTCCATGCAGTCCGAGGTTAATCTCTCGACTCCGGCCACACATCACAAAGGAACTCGAAAAATAAGAACGAGGAAACTAGGTAGGAGGCGAAGCTACTAACCGGGCTTCCTTCTGGAGGTGAGATAAACTAGAGGAAGCATAAATTCTTCAAAACAAGCGAAACATGGAAGATTTGGGTCTTCACTGTCCGGACTCTGGAGCCGACTATGGCGAGCCCGTCCTCAGAGACCCTAAAAAGAcagaaatgaaaattaaaaggatTGGAAAAGAATACCAGAACAACTGCTACATCACCATGGTTGACCACTGTTTCATCGAGTGAAAGAGCTCCTCCCTGGAGAGCTGCTACATCACCATGGTTGACCACTGTTTCATCGAGTGAAAGAGCTCCTCCCTGGAGAGCCTCAACATAAAAAACACGGCAAACCTGAAAGGATGCCCTACAAGAAGCTCTTgaagaaaatgagtggaagcaAGAAGGACAAGACGGCTCCGCCAGTAGAGAAGCGACACTTACTACCTAAGAGATTTGTCGCTAAGATCTGACCCAGATTTGAGCTTCATCGAAACACAACCCGGTAAATTGAAAGCCTTCTTAGGATCTTCTAACTGCAGCACCTTGTTGAATAATCTGGGGATCACAGACCCCGTAACTTCGACTAGATTcgctggaaaaagcaacaaaaaTCTATATTAACTTAGCGTCAAGAAGGTGAAAGGAGACCGCATGCCACCGTAGgaggaaattaaaaaaaaaagatattgaaGGAAAACTCAAGGGGTAaggtagagaaaaaaaataaaagagaagaaaagtaCGTATCAGATATCCAACTGATGTTCTATCTGTTGTGAAACAAGAGAATGTAATCTGTATGTTTCTATactattcataaacataaggagccatttatatatatgaaattataccgtcatagaataatggaatagaataatggaaagactagaatatggaaatacaaatatggaaagagtacaaatcataagtCTAAAGTAAATAGGAAAATAGCCAAAGGAGAAAAGGAAGTagccgattctctctctctctctagggtgcggccgtctctctctctccagacaggccgactctctctctctccaaacgggccgactctctctctaagatatgggccggttatggacatccactaTATGAATTATAACACTcctccttggatgccataaccatacagagtttgtaatacgctttaaatgttgcctcattaaaaccttaccagaaaaacccagtgggacaaaaccatggtgaaggaaaaagagtacaacacgtattactccccctgttctgaacatcactgaaggtctttcagtctacgcatcccaatctgatgcgtgagctttctgaacgtgcaggtaggaagtGATTTGGTGAACAGGTTGGCTGAGT
The window above is part of the Brassica napus cultivar Da-Ae chromosome C8, Da-Ae, whole genome shotgun sequence genome. Proteins encoded here:
- the LOC106418171 gene encoding F-box protein At3g49450-like — its product is MKKRKQSVSKEEVRIISSTTSTKASGEKSRLPMDIILEVFSRLPAKSIARCRVVSKDWGSTLCRPYFTDLFLKMSSLSPCLLFTFHAEGKWSFFSSPEAMLISDQKSSSVAVDILSHVPIDYPIRVCVPACGLLCTKDEWVLSRKKDARMMICNPSTGGFKLLPKVKTRRGRVMTYLGYDPIEEVYKVLCMTACERPYIQKAEQHQVLTLGTGKLNWRMIECPISHYPRPRDNEICINGVLYYSALESGSWRTSTSMIVCFDIRSEKLKFIVDEAFKDFKSPSTLINYKGKLGILSPHTSGFMDGIFIGFELWVIDDIEKPTWWRHTHIFPPLWDTLVAQARINIVGTTGDSEIMFSPTVVSNPFYIFCYNMETRSIRRVEIKGFGPVTGQNIYTFLNHVENVKLIT